In Mobula hypostoma chromosome 13, sMobHyp1.1, whole genome shotgun sequence, the following are encoded in one genomic region:
- the g0s2 gene encoding G0/G1 switch protein 2, giving the protein METMNELIPFAREMLGQRPNRKMLKIYAIGTVLAFFGVVVGLVETVCSPFASGEAEERMQEARPPQAQRKDLQKLNDKEKLSPKRYRKPAL; this is encoded by the coding sequence ATGGAGACGATGAATGAGTTGATCCCTTTTGCCCGGGAGATGCTGGGCCAACGGCCCAACAGGAAGATGCTGAAGATCTATGCGATTGGCACGGTGCTGGCGTTCTTCGGGGTGGTGGTGGGGCTGGTGGAGACAGTGTGCTCCCCATTCGCATCCGGCGAGGCAGAGGAGCGGATGCAGGAAGCCCGACCGCCCCAAGCCCAGCGCAAGGATCTGCAGAAACTGAACGACAAGGAGAAACTGAGCCCAAAGCGGTATCGCAAGCCTGCGTTATGA